In Betta splendens chromosome 22, fBetSpl5.4, whole genome shotgun sequence, the following proteins share a genomic window:
- the si:ch211-266g18.10 gene encoding trichohyalin isoform X13, with protein sequence MAEGAKSASSTAATAADGAAAQPRASLRAKGVGLLRKVKVSVELLVALVALLSWGVVGVVMFDFVEYKTVPDIQQVIADPVQAVNNAVDEVSSLLHKFQECAPDLSDPMSAATYAAEEISEAKDGFVRYFSDEEGNFYLSYVDPVVIGRGAFHSANDLMGEAAGSFRDTVCAAVDTVLGTITNINKGQTDLSYVDPVVIGRAAFSVTNESICGVMGYIQDMLCRILDSILDVVKGSSDISFMDPVVIGRNVFQSLDDTVSGLVGHIQDALCSVLDSTLDVTKGSTDLSFIDPVVIGRNAFSATNDFTSEITGGIQDVLCSVLDAILDTLKDFQDAVGFHPVSVLKRTAEVTLEPINMLIGYISTSLIGEEGIVPDVSIDPMKVVEDALLEVTDKKDLILAYMSSMLVGDQGEPVATPGVNVVTEKDETVVAPSDMKLIRKEGEFLPPFDKVLLDEMERDAIKEVKEAIIEEEKPKKKPLRAGKDIQKLTIGEAKMKKEEKEVKKQTKEREEAKKLLKEEKKIKKALKEEKEVKKHVKEREEAKKPLKEEKKIKEPRKEEKEVKKRAKEREEAKKHLKEERKRKKPLKEEKELKKQTKEREEAKKTLIEDEKIKKPLKEVKEVKKQPKVREEAMKPLKEDEKMKIPLKEEKEVKKQPKELTEAKKSLKKEKADKKQTKKEEKTKKPFKEEKEQKKLLKEDKEEKKLPAKEKKIKKPHEHVKESKKQLRERKVKKLVIVVKKEKKPLTKPSKKEKQVDKPRVEKIILKPFREDKNITKPSQRNAEDKKPIKEEKLLKQRKEAKTHRVEKVILKALKDDKNITVPPKQDKEVTKPHKEKKVIKEPSKKEKEVKKPQKEKREVRTPHKEKKTKEPSKEKEIKKPQLKKETKKEKEVKTPTKEKKETKQSPKEVKKPHIVEKVILKPLREDKNMTKAPQQKSEVKKPIKKHLKEKKDLMTFLKRKETKKPLKDEKEVKKLPKVEKVVLKPPKEDRNITVPPKQDKEAKESYKKKKETKQPSKEERQDRKSPKEKKETKEPSKEKKEDKKPLKQEKETKQPPKEKKEVKKPHKKEKEVKETTKDKKETKEQSKEKKQPKKPLKEKKELKEPHKEEKKVKEPPKEKELKQSHKEEKKVKEPPKEKELKQSHKEEKKVKEPLKEKKETKEPSKEKKELRKPPKEKKETKQPLKEKKETKQPPREKKETKEPSKEEKETKDSLKEKKEVKAPPKEKKDTKEHPKEKKETKEPPREKKQLKGLLKEENEVKEPAKEKKETKEHPKEKETIEPPKEKKELKELLKEEKEVKEPPKEKKETQEPPKEKKELKEPRKEEKEVKESPQEKKETKLPPKEKKETKEPSRAKKQTKEPPKETKGAKEPPKEKKETKEPPKEKKELKEPLKEEKEVKESPKEKRETKEPSRSKKEAKEPPKEREETKEPSKEKKETKEPLKEKKETKEPPKEKKETKESPKKKKETKEPSKEKKETKEPLKEKKETKEPPKEKKDTKEPHKEEKEVKESFKEKMEGTKPPKEKKELKEPLKEEKEVKEPPKEKKETKEPPKEKKELKEPRKEDKEVKESPKEKKETKLPPKEKKETKEPSRAKKQTKEPPKETKGAKEPPKEKKETKEPPKEKKELKEPLKEEKEVKESPKEKRETKEPSRSKKEAKEPPKERKETKEPFKERKETKEPLKEKKETKEPPKEKKETKEPPKEKKETKEPPKEKKEIKEPSKEKKETKEPFKEKKETKEPPKEKKETKEPPKEKKETKEPLKEKKETKEPPKEKKETKEPHKEEKEVKESFKEEMEGTKPPKEKKELKEPLKEKKETKEPSRAKKETKEPPKEKKENNEHPKEQKELKEPHKEEKEVKEPLEEKKELKEPHKEDREVKKPSEEKRETKETPKKVKEHKKPYKHEKETKDPHKEKTDKKLQQETKEVKKPAIKEKYISKPPEEKKLPKDDVTKPPKDEKELKKTLKETKEVKETPKVEKDKRPFKEIETKKLTEEQKEVKKPSKEGKTLKLTLSPKEHRELSIKAEKVPQKLEKDVDKPKMAATRVKVVRKDVVSVLKKEHHNITKAEVPRDKAKAAPKKKGPVEKVVLDKEAKVKAVSVKKTEVSKLKRKAAVTKREPAPLKTKPTQTLKAETPPKNVSLPTEKVKVVPLKKVAAVLKEKKVEPVILKKAPVIKAKLKPAAQKKETEVKPVLVKKVTVQEVRKERPKPAAERKAPSKTEQEARKEKVKSLLKKKEPKAAVEKVRRAVTKELEPPREKEKPVAVKKAMLREKSKPLHVKRVGKTEPEVSKVKATTPVTVKDKPVEKKYKEEKTKVDRVLKEIQVSAKKEKPVEKKEEKVKEPAVSDSFFMEEELPYFQCFFVDEDEAQFPFYAFSPLQL encoded by the exons ATGGCTGAAG gAGCCAAATCAGCCTCCTCCACTGCGGCCACTGCGGCCGATGGAGCGGCAGCTCAACCGAGGGCCTCCCTCAGGGCCAAAGGTGTGGGACTCCTCCGGAAGGTCAAGGTGtccgtggagctgctggttgcGCTGGTGGCTCTTCTGTCCTGGGGGGTTGTGGGAGTGGTGATGTTTGACTTTGTGGAGTACAAGACCGTCCCTG ACATTCAGCAAGTGATTGCGGACCCTGTTCAAGCCGTGAACAACGCCGTTGACGAAGTTTCCAGTCTGCTCCATAAGTTTCAAG AATGTGCTCCTGATCTAAGCGACCCCATGTCTGCCGCCACCTACGCAGCTGAGGAAATATCGGAAGCAAAAGACGGATTCGTCCGATATTTTTCAGATGAGGAGG GAAACTTCTACCTCAGCTACGTGGACCCTGTGGTGATCGGCAGAGGAGCTTTCCATTCGGCTAATGACTTGATGGGTGAAGCAGCGGGCTCCTTCAGGGACACAGTGTGTGCTGCGGTGGACACCGTTCTGGGCACTATCACGAATATAAATAAAG gacaaactgacctcagctACGTTGACCCTGTGGTCATAGGCAGAGCTGCCTTCAGTGTTACTAATGAGTCCATCTGTGGGGTGATGGGCTACATCCAGGACATGCTCTGCAGGATTCTAGACTCTATTCTGGATGTCGTTAAAG GATCCTCTGATATTAGCTTCATGGACCCTGTGGTTATAGGGAGGAATGTCTTCCAGAGTCTTGATGACACTGTGAGTGGATTAGTGGGCCACATCCAGGACGCGCTGTGCTCAGTCTTAGACAGCACACTGGATGTCACAAAAG GATCCACTGACCTTAGCTTCATCGACCCTGTGGTTATTGGCAGAAATGCCTTCAGTGCCACTAATGACTTTACTAGTGAAATAACAGGAGGCATCCAGGatgtgctctgttcagtcctgGATGCAATACTGGACACATTAAAAG ACTTCCAGGACGCTGTGGGATTCCATCCTGTCTCAGTTCTCAAGAGAACTGCAGAGGTCACCTTAGAACCAATAAACATGCTCATAGGCTACATCTCCACGTCACTGATTGGAGAAGAAG GCATCGTGCCTGATGTTTCCATTGACCCCATGAAGGTTGTGGAAGATGCTTTGTTGGAGGTCACAGACAAGAAGGATTTGATCTTGGCCTACATGTCGAGCATGCTTGTTGGGGATCAAG GTGAGCCTGTTGCCACTCCAGGTGTAAATGTAGTAACAGAAAAAG aTGAAACTGTAGTTGCACCGTCTGATATGAAATTGATAAGAAAAGAAG gtgaattcctgcccccCTTTGACAAAG TTCTCCTAGATGAAATGGAACGAGATGCCATAAAAGAAGTTAAGGAAGCCATTATTGAAG AAGAAAAGCCAAAGAAGAAACCCCTGAGAGCAGGGAAAGATATCCAGAAACTGACTATAGGAGAagctaaaatgaaaaaagaagagaaggaagtcAAGAAACAAACTAAAGAAAGGGAGGAAGCAAAGAAACTTCtcaaagaagagaagaaaataaagaaggctctcaaagaagagaaggaagtcAAGAAACATGttaaagaaagagaggaagcaaAGAAACCTCttaaagaagagaagaaaataaaagaacctcgcaaagaagagaaagaagtcAAGAAACGTGCTAAAGAAAGGGAGGAAGCAAAGAAACATCTCaaagaagagaggaaaaggaagaagcctctcaaagaagagaaagaactcaagaaacaaactaaagagagggaggaagcaaaGAAAACTCTCATAGAAGACGAGAAGATAAAGAAACCTCTCAAAGAAGTGAAGGAAGTCAAGAAACAACCCAAAGTAAGGGAAGAAGCAATGAAACCTCTTAAAGAAGACGAGAAAATGAAGATACCTCTcaaagaagagaaggaagttAAGAAACAACCCAAAGAATTGACTGAAGCAAAGAAATCTCtgaaaaaagagaaagcagacaaaaaacaaaccaaaaaggaggagaagacaaAGAAACCTTTTAAAGAAGAGAAGGAACAAAAGAAGCTTCTCAAAGAAGACAAGGAAGAAAAGAAACTTCctgcaaaagagaaaaaaatcaagAAACCACATGAACATGTAAAGGAATCTAAAAAACAACTTAGAGAGAGGAAAGTAAAGAAACTTGTCATAGTAGTCAAGAAGGAAAAGAAACCTCTCACAAAACCATctaaaaaagagaaacaagtcGATAAACCTCGAGTAGAAAAAATAATCTTAAAACCGTTTAGAGaagataaaaacatcacaaagcCATCACAACGAAACGCAGAAGATAAGAAACCTATTAAGGAAGAGAAGCTTcttaaacaaagaaaagaagcCAAGACTCACAGAGtagaaaaagtaattttaaAAGCTCTCAAAGATGATAAGAACATCACAGTGCCACCTAAACAAGATAAAGAAGTCACAAAacctcacaaagaaaagaaggtaATCAAAGAACCATCCAAAAAAGAGAAGGAGGTTAAGAAACctcaaaaagaaaagagggaagtCAGGACacctcacaaagaaaagaaaacgaaAGAACCATCCAAAGAAAAGGAAATCAAGAAACCTCAATTAAAGAAGGAAACCAAAAAAGAGAAGGAAGTCAAGACTCCtaccaaagaaaagaaggaaaccaaACAATCTCCCAAAGAGGTTAAAAAACCTCACATAGTAGAAAAAGTGATCTTAAAACCTCTCAGAGAagataaaaacatgacaaaagcCCCACAACAAAAATCAGAAGTCAAGAAACCAAtcaaaaaacatctgaaagaaaagaaagaccTTATGACATTTCttaaaaggaaagaaacaaagaaacctCTTAAAGATGAGAAAGAAGTTAAAAAGCTGCCCAAGGTAGAAAAAGTAGTCCTGAAACCTCCCAAAGAAGATAGAAACATCACAGTACCACCTAAACAAGATAAAGAGGCTAAGGAGtcttataaaaaaaagaaggaaaccaaACAACCATCTAAAGAAGAGAGGCAAGACAGGAAATCCccaaaagaaaagaaggaaaccaaagaaccttctaaggaaaagaaagaagataaGAAACCTCTCAAACAAGAAAAGGAAACCAAACAACCTCctaaagaaaagaaggaagttaagaaaccacacaaaaaagagaaGGAAGTCAAGGAAACTACCAAGGATAAGAAGGAAACCAAAGAACAAtctaaagaaaagaaacaacctAAGAAACCtctcaaagaaaagaaggaactaAAGGAACCACACAAGGAAGAGAAGAAAGTCAAGgaacctcccaaagaaaaggaactaaaacaatcacacaaagaagagaagaaagtcaaggaacctcccaaagaaaaggaactaaaacaatcacacaaagaagagaagaaagtcAAGGAACCtctcaaagaaaagaaggaaactAAAGAACCAtctaaagaaaagaaagaacttAGGAAACCTCCCAAGGAAAAGAAGGAAACCAAACAACCACTTAAGGAAAAGAAGGAAACCAAACAACCACctagagaaaagaaagaaaccaaagaaccatctaaagaagaaaaagaaaccaAAGATTCACttaaagaaaagaaggaagtcAAGGCACctcccaaagaaaagaaggacacCAAAGAACatcccaaagaaaagaaagagaccAAAGAACCTCCCAGAGAAAAGAAACAACTAAAAGGACTACTCAAAGAAGAGAACGAAGTCAAGGAACCtgccaaagaaaagaaggaaaccaaAGAACATCCCAAAGAAAAGGAGACCATAGAACCTCcgaaagaaaagaaggaactaAAAGAACTACTcaaagaagagaaggaagtcaaggaacctcccaaagaaaagaaagaaacccaagaacctcccaaagaaaagaaggaactaAAAGAACCACggaaagaagagaaggaagtcAAGGAATCTCCCcaagaaaagaaggaaaccaaACTACCACctaaggaaaaaaaggagaccAAAGAACCATCTAGAGCAAAGAAGCAAACCAAAGAACCTCCCAAAGAAACGAAGGGAGCTAAAGAACctcccaaagaaaaaaaagaaaccaaagagcctcccaaagaaaagaaggaactaAAAGAACCACTcaaagaagagaaggaagtcAAGGAATCTCCCAAAGAAAAGAGGGAAACCAAAGAACCATCTAGATCAAAGAAGGAAGCCAAAGAACCTCCCAAAGAAAGGGAGGAAACCAAAGAACCttccaaagaaaagaaggaaaccaaagaacctctcaaagaaaagaaagaaaccaaagaacctcccaaagaaaagaaagaaaccaaagaaTCTcccaaaaaaaagaaggaaacaaaagaaccttccaaagaaaagaaggaaaccaaagaacctctcaaagaaaagaaagaaaccaaagaacctcccaaagaaaagaaagataccaaagaaccacacaaagaagagaaggaagtcAAGGAATCTTTCAAAGAAAAGATGGAAGGTACGAAACctcccaaagaaaagaaggaactaAAAGAACCACTcaaagaagagaaggaagtcaaggaacctcccaaagaaaagaaagaaaccaaagaacctcccaaagaaaagaaggaactaAAAGAACCACGCAAAGAAGATAAGGAAGTCAAGGAATctcccaaagaaaagaaggaaaccaaACTACCACCTAAGGAAAAGAAGGAGACCAAAGAACCATCTAGAGCAAAGAAGCAAACCAAAGAACCTCCCAAAGAAACGAAGGGAGCCAAAGAACctcccaaagaaaaaaaagaaaccaaagagcctcccaaagaaaagaaggaactaAAAGAACCACTcaaagaagagaaggaagtcAAGGAATCTCCCAAAGAAAAGAGGGAAACCAAAGAACCATCTAGATCAAAGAAGGAAGCCAAAGAACCTCccaaagaaaggaaggaaaccaaagaacctttcaaagaaaggaaggaaaccaaagaacctctcaaagaaaagaaagaaaccaaagaacctcccaaagaaaagaaagaaaccaaagaacctcccaaagaaaagaaagaaaccaaagaacctcccaaagaaaagaaggaaatcAAAGAACCttccaaagaaaagaaggaaaccaaagaacctttcaaagaaaagaaagaaaccaaagaacctcccaaagaaaagaaagaaaccaaagaacctcccaaagaaaagaaggaaaccaaagaacctctcaaagaaaagaaagaaaccaaagaacctcccaaagaaaagaaagaaaccaaagaaccacacaaagaagagaaggaagtcAAGGAATCTTTCAAAGAAGAGATGGAAGGGACGAAACctcccaaagaaaagaaggaactaAAAGAACCactcaaagaaaagaaggaaaccaaAGAACCTTCTAGAGCAAAGAAGGAAACCAAAgaacctcccaaagaaaagaaggaaaacaatGAACATCCCAAAGAACAGAAGGAACTAAAAGAACCAcacaaagaagagaaggaagtcAAGGAACCCCTCGAAGAAAAGAAGGAACTAAAGGAACCACACAAAGAAGATAGGGAAGTTAAGAAACCTTctgaagaaaagagagaaacaaaagagaCACCTAAAAAAGTGAAGGAACATAAGAAACCTTACAAACACGAAAAGGAAACCAAAGATCCACACAAAGAGAAGACAGATAAAAAACtacaacaagaaacaaaggaAGTCAAGAAACctgcaataaaagaaaaatatatctCAAAGCCACCTGAAGAAAAGAAACTCCCTAAAGATGATGTCACAAAACCACCTAAAGACGAGAAAGAACTGAAAAAaaccctaaaagaaacaaaggaagTCAAGGAAACACCCAAAGTTGAAAAAGATAAAAGACCTTTCAAAGAAATAGAGACCAAGAAATTAACTGAAGAACAGAAGGAAGTAAAGAAACCATCCAAAGAGGGAAAAACACTCAAACTAACTTTATCACCTAAAGAACACAGAGAACTGTCTATAAAGGCAGAAAAAGTACCACAGAAGCTGGAAAAAGATGTAGACAAACCTAAAATGGCTGCAACAAGGGTGAAAGTGGTCAGGAAGGATGTTGTATCTGTTCTAAAGAAGGAACATCACAACATCACAAAAGCAG AAGTTCCAAGGGACAAGGCCAAAGCAGCGCCCAAAAAGAAAG GCCCAGTTGAAAAGGTCGTATTGGACAAAG aaGCCAAAGTCAAAGCAGTATCTGTAAAGAAAA CTGAGGTTTCAAAACTGAAGCGTAAAGCAGCCGTGACAAAGAGAG AACCTGCTCCACTCAAGACAAAACCAACCCAAACACTTAAAG cagaaacaccGCCAAAAAATGTCTCGCTACCAAcagagaaggtgaaggtggTCCCATTAAAGAAAG TAGCTGCAGTTCTAAAGGAGAAAAAGGTGGAGCCAGTAATTCTCaaaaaag CACCTGTTATCAAGGCAAAACTAAAACCTGCTGCCCAGAAGAAAG AAACTGAGGTGAAGCCAGTTCTGGTCAAAAAAG TTACAGTACAAGAAGTTAGAAAGGAAAGGCCCAAACCAGCTGCGGAAAGAAAAG CTCCGTCTAAAACAGAGCAAGaagcaagaaaagaaaaagtcaaATCCCTCCTAAAGAAGAAAG AGCCtaaagcagcagtggagaaagtCAGACGTGCTGTAACTAAAG AACTGGAGCCTCctagagaaaaggaaaagcctGTTGCAGTGAAGAAAG CCATGTTGAGGGAAAAGAGCAAACCCCTCCATGTAAAAAGA GTTGGTAAAACAGAGCCTGAGGTTTCAAAAGTCAAGGCTACAACCCCTGTAACAGTGAAAG ATAAACCTGTTGAGAAGAAATATAAAGAGGAGAAGACTAAAG TAGACAGAGTTCTGAAAGAGATCCAGGTGTCTGCAAAGAAAG AAAAACCAGTtgaaaagaaggaggagaaagtaaaag agcccGCTGTGTCCGACAGCTTCTTCATGGAAG aggagctgcccTACTTCCAGTGCTTCTTcgtggacgaggacgaggcccAGTTTCCCTTCTACGCCTTCTCGCCGCTGCAGCTGTGA